A window from Rhea pennata isolate bPtePen1 chromosome 1, bPtePen1.pri, whole genome shotgun sequence encodes these proteins:
- the GJA3 gene encoding gap junction alpha-3 protein, with translation MGDWSFLGRLLENAQEHSTVIGKVWLTVLFIFRILVLGAAAEEVWGDEQSDFTCNTQQPGCENVCYDKAFPISHIRFWVLQIIFVSTPTLIYLGHVLHIVRMEEKRKEKEEELKKKGNIKDSNYSAAAASGGGGNGGGNNMKDPLIKRGKEKLPIRDERGRIRMGGALLRTYVFNIIFKTLFEVGFIVGQYFLYGFELKPVYHCSRSPCPHTVDCFISRPTEKTIFIIFMLVVASVSLLLNMLEIYHLGWKKLKQGVTSRYSLEMPVTAVTPVMVAAESKPVSLPPPAPPMVVTAAVPPPVLPETRTVTPLLAPVTMPPYYAAATPRARPPYKTTSVTSYPVAPPAPEEKPRAVTPTPVSTPVTIPTPIPTPTPAVVNYFNNNSHALAAEQNWVNTAMEQQGKAPSSSAASSTPSSVRQLPPQQEEPLEQLLPPPAGPPVSVANSGSSTSLSGASGSKWDVEGDEELSEERPVSAACTTVEMHEPPLLVDTRRLSRASKSSSSRARSDDLAV, from the coding sequence ATGGGTGACTGGAGCTTTCTGGGGAGACTACTAGAAAATGCCCAGGAGCACTCCACGGTTATTGGCAAGGTTTGGCTGACAGTACTGTTTATCTTCAGGATACTGGTGCTGGGGGCCGCTGCTGAGGAGGTCTGGGGAGACGAGCAGTCAGACTTTACATGCAACACTCAGCAACCTGGTTGCGAAAATGTTTGCTATGACAAAGCCTTCCCTATTTCCCACATCCGCTTCTGGGTACTGCAGATCATTTTTGTCTCCACTCCAACCCTCATCTACTTGGGCCACGTGCTACACATTGTGCGcatggaggagaagaggaaagagaaggaagaggaactgaaaaagaaaggaaacatcaAGGACAGCAACTActcggcagcagcagcatctggcGGTGGTGGTAATGGAGGAGGGAATAACATGAAGGATCCTCTTATcaaaagggggaaggagaagctCCCAATCCGTGATGAACGTGGTAGAATCCGCATGGGGGGTGCCCTGCTCCGTACCTATGTCTTCAACATCATTTTCAAGACATTGTTTGAGGTGGGCTTTATTGTGGGCCAGTACTTCCTGTATGGCTTTGAGCTGAAGCCAGTCTACCACTGCAGCCGCTCGCCTTGCCCGCACACCGTGGACTGCTTCATCTCGCGGCCCACTGAGAAGACCATCTTCATCATCTTTATGTTGGTGGTGGCCTCTGTCTCCCTGCTGCTGAATATGCTTGAGATATATCACCTGGGGTGGAAGAAGCTTAAGCAGGGTGTGACAAGCCGATACAGCCTTGAGATGCCTGTCACAGCAGTGACACCAGTCATGGTAGCAGCAGAGTCCAAACCTGTTTCATTGCCTCCACCAGCACCACCCATGGTGGTAACGGCTGCTGTACCCCCTCCTGTTCTGCCTGAAACCCGCACTGTCACGCCGCTGCTGGCCCCAGTGACCATGCCACCGTACTATGCTGCGGCTACTCCGAGAGCACGGCCCCCCTACAAGACGACATCCGTAACCAGCTACCCTGTTGCTCCACCAGCTCCTGAGGAGAAGCCCCGTGCTGTGACTCCCACGCCTGTCTCCACTCCCGTCACCATCCCGACCCCCATCCCAACGCCCACACCAGCTGTCGTCAACTATTTCAACAACAACAGCCATGCTCTGGCAGCAGAGCAAAACTGGGTCAACACGGCAATGGAGCAGCAGGGGAAGGCACCCTCCAGTTCGGCGGCCTCCTCTACCCCCAGCAGTGTCCGGCAGCTTCCTCCACAGCAGGAGGAACCACTGGAGCAGCTACTCCCACCGCCGGCTGGGCCTCCCGTATCTGTTGCCAACAgcggcagcagcaccagccTGAGCGGGGCAAGCGGCAGCAAATGGGATGTGGAGGGGGATGAGGAGCTGTCAGAGGAACGGCCTGTCTCAGCTGCCTGCACCACTGTGGAGATGCATGAGCCACCGCTGCTCGTAGACACACGGCGCCTAAGCAGGGCCAGTAAGtcgagcagcagcagagccaggtCAGATGACCTGGCCGTGTAG
- the LOC134141266 gene encoding gap junction beta-6 protein-like, giving the protein MDWGALQNILGGVNKHSTSIGKIWLTVLFIFRIMILVVAAERVWGDEQQDFVCNTLQPGCKNVCYDHFFPISHIRLWALQLIFVSTPALLVAMHVAYTRHEKKKRFRNGEKIDIEELKNEKIHIQGPLWWTYTSSIFFRIIFEAIFMYAFYYMYDGYQMPRLVKCNAWPCPNTVDCFVSRPTEKTTFTIFMLAVSGICMMLNLAELCYLMIKVCMRERRKSTALK; this is encoded by the coding sequence atggACTGGGGAGCTCTGCAGAACATCTTAGGAGGTGTGAATAAACACTCCACCAGTATTGGGAAGATATGGCTCACAGTCCTGTTCATCTTCCGTATCATGATCCTGGTTGTAGCAGCAGAAAGAGTCTGGGGAGATGAACAACAAGACTTCGTCTGCAACACACTTCAACCTGGGTGCAAAAATGTTTGCTAtgaccattttttccccatctctcATATCAGACTCTGGGCCTTGCAGCTGATCTTTGTTTCCACACCTGCACTGCTGGTGGCCATGCATGTAGCTTACACTAGGCATGAGAAGAAAAAGCGTTTCAGAAATGGTGAGAAAATTGATATCGAAGagctgaaaaatgagaagattCACATCCAGGGCCCCCTGTGGTGGACATACACCAGCAGCATCTTCTTCAGGATCATCTTTGAAGCCATCTTCATGTACGCTTTCTACTACATGTATGATGGGTACCAAATGCCTCGCCTGGTAAAGTGTAATGCATGGCCCTGCCCCAACACAGtggattgttttgtttctcGGCCCACTGAGAAAACCACATTCACTATTTTCATGCTTGCTGTGTCTGGGATCTGCATGATGTTAAATTTGGCTGAATTGTGTTACCTAATGATAAAAGTTTGCATGAGAGAACGCAGGAAAtcaacagctttaaaataa